Proteins encoded by one window of Geobacter sp. DSM 9736:
- a CDS encoding n-acetylglutamate synthase: MTMINYDNRYFRSILNSNNGEVGDETVFHYRQEGDLVWATYRGGQVRFGTLVAKVGCDGSLDMRYQHLNEHDELMTGICRSTPERLPDGRLRLHEKWRWTCRDGG, from the coding sequence ATGACTATGATTAATTATGACAACCGATATTTCAGATCCATCTTGAATTCTAACAACGGCGAAGTAGGTGACGAGACGGTTTTTCACTACCGGCAGGAGGGAGATTTGGTCTGGGCTACCTACCGCGGCGGACAGGTCCGGTTTGGGACCCTTGTTGCAAAAGTCGGTTGTGACGGTTCTCTCGACATGCGGTATCAGCACCTTAACGAGCATGACGAGCTCATGACCGGAATTTGCCGTTCCACGCCGGAGCGGTTGCCCGACGGCCGTCTCCGCCTGCATGAGAAGTGGCGATGGACCTGCCGGGACGGCGGCTGA
- a CDS encoding MerR family transcriptional regulator, producing the protein MYKISQIAHEFGLSRSTLLYYDRIGLLNPSARTDASYRLYSPSDRERLSAICTFREAGLGIEDIRSILASASDDTAMVLRRRLHEVGEEIRALQTKQRLLAGMLKLKRKGGPASTVDKVMFVEMLRAAGMDDNAMKQLHSEFERRAPEAHHQFLLSLGISEKETLLIRKWSADHGEEC; encoded by the coding sequence ATGTACAAGATTTCCCAAATCGCACACGAGTTCGGGCTTTCCCGCAGCACGCTTCTCTACTATGACCGCATCGGGCTTCTCAACCCGTCAGCCCGGACCGACGCGAGCTACCGTCTTTACTCCCCCTCCGATCGCGAGAGACTCTCCGCAATTTGCACTTTCCGTGAGGCGGGGCTGGGGATCGAGGATATCAGGTCGATTCTAGCTTCGGCGAGTGATGATACTGCCATGGTTCTCCGGCGTCGCCTGCACGAGGTGGGAGAGGAGATACGGGCCTTGCAAACCAAGCAGCGGCTGCTGGCGGGGATGCTGAAGCTGAAGCGTAAGGGAGGGCCGGCATCGACTGTGGACAAAGTGATGTTCGTGGAGATGCTGCGTGCTGCCGGAATGGACGATAATGCCATGAAGCAGCTTCACTCCGAGTTCGAGAGGCGCGCTCCCGAAGCCCACCATCAGTTTCTGCTTTCCCTTGGGATTTCTGAGAAAGAGACGCTCCTGATACGTAAATGGTCTGCCGATCATGGGGAAGAATGTTGA
- a CDS encoding Ada metal-binding domain-containing protein, with translation MKKLLLPLILLLLLPAVALAEFYGSTGSNKYHFKECRWTKRIAKENLVTFRASVEAGKAGYVPCETCKPPMPERRPALPDSKEKKGN, from the coding sequence ATGAAGAAACTGCTGCTACCCCTCATCCTTCTGCTCTTGCTTCCGGCTGTGGCTCTTGCCGAGTTCTACGGTTCCACAGGCTCCAACAAGTACCACTTCAAGGAGTGCCGATGGACCAAGCGGATCGCCAAGGAGAACCTGGTTACATTCAGGGCATCGGTGGAGGCGGGGAAGGCGGGCTATGTGCCGTGCGAGACGTGCAAGCCGCCGATGCCGGAGAGGCGTCCGGCTCTCCCTGACAGTAAGGAGAAGAAGGGAAACTGA
- a CDS encoding radical SAM protein, giving the protein MKVLLIQPPSHDPFSDRIFLFEPLALEYLAAGLKTDGHEVEIVDARLEPDLEGAFRRFRPGVVGLTGFTSHVNIIKSIAARLKESGPETLIVVGGHHATVAPADFNASAIDIVVIGEGVFTLREIVGALETKSRMQCIRGIAIPSPEGMLFTEPRPYTDLNELPFPDRSLTTRYRMNYFSEWFKPLASVRTSLGCTARCNFCALWGITGGKYLRRDPVSVVEELKSVAEPNVFFCDDESMCDVKRMERLADLIREAGIRKRYFLYGRVDTIVQNPQLFAKWAQIGLSQVFVGMEDFSDARLRAMNKETTTAQQERAVKILDDLGVMMYASYMVDPAYTHEDFRGMLAHVRRLKHKYATFTVMTPLPGTELHAAREDELLSRKPELYDMVHALLPTTLPLPEFYAEFANLWVKAVPFHRTLMTLFRFGLRGMLTRIKLFGRFLEKTRRAHLDY; this is encoded by the coding sequence ATGAAGGTTTTGCTAATCCAGCCACCAAGTCATGACCCCTTTTCAGACCGGATATTCCTGTTCGAACCGCTCGCTCTCGAGTACTTGGCCGCAGGTCTCAAGACGGATGGACATGAGGTGGAGATCGTTGATGCCCGGCTGGAGCCGGACCTGGAAGGCGCGTTCAGAAGGTTTCGTCCCGGCGTTGTCGGGCTCACCGGCTTCACCAGTCATGTCAACATCATCAAATCCATTGCTGCGCGACTGAAGGAATCGGGTCCAGAGACGCTTATCGTCGTTGGAGGCCATCATGCGACAGTAGCCCCTGCAGACTTCAACGCAAGCGCCATCGACATAGTAGTAATCGGCGAAGGGGTTTTCACTCTCCGGGAAATAGTCGGGGCGTTAGAGACGAAGAGCCGCATGCAGTGTATTCGCGGCATCGCCATACCCTCGCCGGAGGGTATGCTTTTCACAGAGCCTCGTCCTTATACCGATCTCAACGAGCTCCCTTTCCCGGACCGCTCCCTTACTACCCGATACCGGATGAACTATTTCAGTGAATGGTTCAAGCCGCTTGCCTCCGTCCGTACCTCTCTCGGGTGTACCGCACGCTGCAACTTCTGCGCACTCTGGGGGATTACCGGCGGGAAGTATTTGCGCCGCGACCCGGTATCCGTAGTGGAAGAGCTGAAATCGGTCGCGGAGCCGAACGTTTTTTTCTGCGATGACGAGTCGATGTGCGACGTGAAGCGGATGGAGAGGCTGGCAGACCTGATCCGGGAGGCAGGTATCAGGAAGAGGTACTTTCTCTATGGCCGGGTCGACACCATTGTACAGAATCCTCAGCTGTTCGCGAAGTGGGCGCAAATCGGGTTGTCGCAGGTTTTCGTGGGGATGGAGGATTTTTCCGATGCACGGCTTCGGGCGATGAACAAAGAAACGACGACAGCTCAGCAGGAGAGAGCTGTGAAGATTCTCGATGACTTGGGAGTCATGATGTATGCGTCCTACATGGTCGACCCTGCATATACCCACGAAGATTTCCGGGGGATGCTCGCTCATGTGCGAAGGTTGAAGCACAAATACGCGACCTTCACCGTAATGACCCCGCTCCCGGGGACCGAGCTGCATGCGGCGCGGGAAGATGAGCTTCTCTCCCGCAAACCGGAACTTTACGACATGGTCCATGCCCTTCTTCCCACTACACTGCCCCTTCCGGAGTTCTACGCCGAGTTCGCGAACCTGTGGGTAAAGGCGGTACCGTTCCACCGGACGCTGATGACGCTCTTCCGGTTCGGACTCCGCGGCATGCTGACCCGGATCAAGCTTTTTGGCCGCTTCCTCGAAAAGACCCGCAGGGCGCATCTCGATTACTGA
- a CDS encoding AarF/ABC1/UbiB kinase family protein, producing MQCESPSAKDRHEMRMLLDILPKDRIADPTGVRLAELVSSVSNKKVPVSSFPRIWSLGTLHARITLGYLAYWLRSRFASAGEKQRLRNEVHLAAALQLVGTMGYLRGAVMKVGQMLANLPEVLPEEFAETLSFLHFQAPPMHFAMVREVFLDEFGREPEEVYSSFDRQAFAAASLGQVHRARLKSGEEVAVKIQYPGIARTITTDMLNLRMLLQPIRVSEDWSNLLDKLADIEQMLLMETDYVQEARFIAQARDLFSPDDGVVIPRVYKDYSTGRVLTTEYLPGLHLNDFLASKPDQSLRDRYTHLLTAATMRLLYRSHWLLADPNPGNFIFMEGGRLGIIDFGCTRAITDEEWSLQHEVENAVLKRDEPEMERLVVKASLYDTAEQMGAERLEVVGRAIRWQMEPWLTEGLFDFGDRDFFRRGMEALMDVTRKRCTRGMPVHIWSTRFILGARAIVYRLKGRCDFRKIYEQESAIQIAAVNPSEES from the coding sequence ATGCAGTGTGAGAGCCCTTCGGCAAAGGATCGCCACGAGATGCGGATGCTGCTCGACATTCTGCCTAAGGACCGGATAGCAGATCCTACGGGTGTGAGGCTGGCGGAGCTTGTTAGCTCCGTCTCGAACAAAAAGGTGCCGGTCAGTTCCTTTCCCCGCATCTGGAGCCTCGGTACTCTCCACGCCCGGATCACTCTCGGATACCTGGCTTACTGGCTGCGCAGCCGTTTCGCCAGTGCCGGCGAGAAACAGAGGCTGCGGAACGAGGTGCATCTGGCGGCGGCTCTGCAGCTGGTCGGCACTATGGGGTACCTTCGCGGAGCAGTCATGAAGGTCGGCCAGATGCTCGCGAACCTGCCCGAGGTATTGCCGGAGGAGTTTGCAGAGACGTTGTCGTTTCTGCACTTCCAGGCTCCCCCCATGCACTTCGCCATGGTGCGCGAGGTTTTTCTGGACGAGTTCGGCCGCGAACCGGAGGAAGTATACTCCTCCTTTGATCGGCAAGCCTTTGCTGCTGCCTCTCTGGGGCAGGTGCATCGCGCACGGCTCAAGAGCGGCGAGGAGGTCGCAGTAAAGATCCAGTACCCGGGTATTGCCCGGACCATCACGACCGATATGCTCAACCTCCGCATGCTCCTTCAACCGATACGGGTGAGCGAAGACTGGTCGAACCTGCTCGATAAGCTGGCAGACATCGAACAGATGCTCCTCATGGAGACGGATTATGTGCAGGAGGCCCGTTTCATTGCACAGGCCCGCGACTTGTTCTCCCCCGACGACGGGGTCGTTATACCCCGGGTGTATAAGGATTACTCCACCGGGCGTGTACTCACCACCGAATACCTTCCCGGCCTTCACCTCAACGATTTCCTCGCCTCCAAACCCGACCAGAGCTTGAGGGACCGCTACACACATTTGCTGACGGCGGCCACGATGCGCCTTTTGTACCGGTCGCACTGGCTTCTGGCCGACCCCAATCCGGGCAATTTCATCTTCATGGAGGGAGGGCGACTGGGGATTATCGATTTCGGCTGCACCCGTGCCATCACGGACGAGGAATGGTCCCTTCAGCACGAAGTCGAGAATGCAGTACTGAAGCGGGATGAACCGGAAATGGAGCGGCTTGTCGTCAAGGCTTCTCTCTACGATACTGCTGAACAGATGGGGGCGGAGCGCCTGGAAGTGGTGGGGCGTGCGATACGGTGGCAGATGGAACCGTGGCTGACGGAGGGACTATTCGATTTCGGGGACAGAGACTTTTTCCGCCGCGGAATGGAGGCGCTGATGGATGTCACCCGCAAACGCTGCACCCGGGGGATGCCGGTCCATATCTGGAGCACCCGCTTCATTCTTGGAGCGAGAGCTATCGTCTACCGGCTGAAGGGACGCTGCGATTTCAGAAAGATCTATGAACAGGAATCTGCGATACAGATTGCGGCAGTCAATCCATCGGAGGAATCATGA
- a CDS encoding TetR/AcrR family transcriptional regulator — MRISEEAKKESRARILEKAAELFLGKGFSDTTTRDIAVAAGLAAGTMFNYFPSKETLGMTMVADALSQGAEDFRQRRTGEEDLTEELFLFVASGLRRLRPLRPFLGPVLERSLSPFPRKAVCPEGETARQRHLETVQEIIGRHGFTEAPDHVAMTIYWSLYLGILAFWTSDESPNQEESRSVIDYSLRLFVRVISGGGETGGGEHAV, encoded by the coding sequence ATGCGCATAAGCGAAGAAGCGAAAAAAGAAAGCCGCGCCCGCATCCTGGAGAAGGCGGCTGAGCTTTTCTTGGGCAAAGGCTTTAGCGATACCACCACCCGGGACATCGCGGTTGCTGCGGGACTGGCCGCCGGGACAATGTTCAATTACTTCCCGAGCAAGGAAACACTCGGGATGACGATGGTTGCCGACGCCTTGAGCCAGGGGGCAGAGGATTTCCGGCAACGTCGTACCGGTGAGGAGGACCTGACGGAGGAGCTTTTTCTGTTCGTAGCTTCGGGCCTTCGGCGGCTTCGCCCGTTGCGTCCCTTTCTCGGCCCGGTTCTGGAGCGCTCTCTTAGTCCATTCCCCCGGAAGGCGGTCTGTCCCGAGGGTGAGACGGCGCGGCAGAGGCATCTGGAAACTGTGCAGGAGATTATAGGCCGGCACGGGTTCACCGAAGCACCGGACCACGTCGCAATGACCATCTACTGGTCATTATATCTGGGCATTCTCGCATTTTGGACGAGCGATGAATCTCCGAACCAGGAAGAGAGCCGAAGTGTCATCGACTATTCTCTCCGTCTTTTCGTGCGGGTGATTTCCGGCGGGGGGGAAACAGGAGGAGGCGAACATGCAGTGTGA
- a CDS encoding carbonic anhydrase, whose amino-acid sequence MITSLLDGNKRFVAETFEKDREYFEALAKDQRPTVLWIGCSDSRVPVNTITGTKAGEIFVHRNVANIVATNDWNLSAVLEFSINHLNIPDIVICGHYGCGGIHALDAPHGDDKYIPVWLINAYKAKERVDEKIHALQIEVPQEQRMKLIVEENVRLQLEHLQEYPFVKKAMNEKILNVHGWVYDMSTGQIRVMKSHKNR is encoded by the coding sequence ATGATCACTTCTCTGCTCGATGGAAACAAACGGTTTGTCGCGGAAACATTCGAGAAGGACCGGGAGTATTTTGAGGCTTTGGCGAAGGATCAGCGGCCGACGGTCCTCTGGATCGGCTGTTCCGACTCCCGGGTGCCGGTGAATACCATAACCGGGACAAAGGCGGGGGAGATATTCGTCCATCGCAACGTCGCGAACATCGTTGCTACCAATGACTGGAATCTGAGCGCCGTCCTCGAATTCTCCATAAACCACCTCAATATCCCCGATATCGTCATCTGCGGCCATTACGGCTGCGGCGGCATTCACGCCCTGGATGCTCCGCACGGCGACGACAAGTATATCCCGGTCTGGCTCATCAATGCCTATAAAGCGAAGGAGCGGGTGGACGAAAAGATTCACGCCCTGCAGATAGAGGTTCCTCAGGAGCAGCGAATGAAGCTTATTGTCGAGGAGAACGTTCGGCTGCAGTTGGAGCATCTTCAGGAATACCCCTTCGTCAAGAAAGCGATGAACGAAAAGATCCTGAACGTCCATGGCTGGGTCTACGACATGTCGACCGGCCAGATCAGGGTGATGAAATCGCACAAGAACCGTTGA
- a CDS encoding haloacid dehalogenase type II, with amino-acid sequence MPLSPNRTEIRAVVFDSYGTLFDLSSVVELCGEIFSAAGVELFLMWRRKQLHYSWLLSLMDRYEDFWQVTDRALRFAVKALDLTLDDNDRIELMDSYLKLEHFPDVGQALHDLSSFQLAILSNGTPKMLETVVERNGLSHAFDAVISAHSARAYKPSPKVYLLAEEKLGIIPSHTLFVSCQSFDISGAKAYGFRTCWVNRTGSEWDNIGYLPDMTVGDMRELVEVLRV; translated from the coding sequence ATGCCACTGTCGCCGAACCGAACAGAAATCCGGGCCGTGGTCTTCGATTCCTACGGGACCCTCTTCGATCTTTCCTCTGTAGTCGAACTCTGCGGGGAAATTTTCTCCGCTGCGGGGGTCGAGCTTTTCCTCATGTGGCGGCGAAAGCAGCTGCACTATTCATGGCTTCTGTCTCTCATGGACCGTTACGAAGACTTCTGGCAGGTCACCGACCGGGCATTGCGCTTCGCAGTCAAGGCTCTAGATCTTACTCTCGACGACAACGACCGCATCGAGTTGATGGATTCCTACCTGAAGCTAGAGCATTTTCCCGATGTGGGGCAGGCTCTACACGACCTTTCTTCCTTTCAGCTGGCCATTCTCTCAAACGGTACCCCGAAAATGCTGGAAACGGTGGTGGAGCGAAACGGGCTTTCACACGCTTTCGACGCCGTAATCAGCGCCCATTCTGCACGCGCCTACAAGCCGAGTCCCAAGGTTTATCTTCTCGCAGAAGAAAAGCTCGGAATTATCCCATCACACACCCTGTTCGTCTCCTGCCAGTCATTCGATATAAGCGGAGCCAAAGCCTATGGCTTCCGCACCTGCTGGGTCAACAGGACCGGGTCGGAGTGGGACAACATCGGCTATCTCCCGGACATGACGGTGGGGGATATGAGAGAGCTTGTGGAGGTGCTGCGCGTCTAG